Proteins from a genomic interval of Onychostoma macrolepis isolate SWU-2019 chromosome 17, ASM1243209v1, whole genome shotgun sequence:
- the LOC131523433 gene encoding uncharacterized protein LOC131523433, protein MTKQERPQESWAPKLPDPPWSSKPTAPSWAPKLPAPPRPPKLPAPPWLLKLPAPPRPPESLDPPWPSEPPDPPWPSESPDPPWSLRVSCSAVDASLVSRSCTGIQGAGPPLPGCTVAARDAPTGRGRYCNVSACPSPRFPYLV, encoded by the exons atgaccaaacaAG agcgcccccaagagtcttGGGCGCCCAAACTCCCGGATCCGCCATGGTCGTCCAAGCCTACTGCTCCGTCCTGGGcgcccaagctccctgctcctccTAGGCctcccaagctccctgctccgccatggctcctcaagctccctgctcctcctaggcctcccgagtccctggatcctccatggccttccgagcctcctgacccgccatggccctcggagtcccctgacccgccatggtcACTAAGAGTCTCCTGTTCCGCCGTGGATGCCTCCTTAGTGTCCCGGTCCTGCACCGGTATCCAGGGCGCCGGCCCCCCCCTCCCCGGTTGTACTGTTgcggcgcgggacgcgcctaccGGGAGGGGGAGGTACTGTAACGTGTCTGCCTGTCCTAGTCcccgttttccttatttggtttag